The genomic stretch TCAGCTCCTGGCGCAGGACGGCCAGCACGGACACGGGCGCCGGATCGGTCATATCGACCAGGTACACCAGGGCGCGCGTCCGCTCCACATGCCGCAAGAACTCGTGCCCCAGCCCCTTGCCGCCGCTGGCGCCCTCGATGAGGCCCGGTATGTCGGCCAGGGAACAGCTGGTATAATCACCCAGGTCGACGATGCCAAGGTTGGGCGTCAGTGTCGTGAAGGGATAGTCCGCGATCTTCGGCTTGGCCGCGGTGAGATGGCTCAGCAAGGTCGACTTGCCTGCGTTGGGCGCTCCGATCAGCCCGATATCCGCCAGGAGCTTCAATTCCATCCGCAGTTTCCGGGATTCGCCGGGCCGACCGGGCGTCGAAACGTGCGGCGCCTGGCGTTGCGGCGAGCGGAACTCGTAATTGCCGCGTCCGCCACGGCCGCCTGCTGCCACGCGATGCCGCTGCCCTGGTTCCGTGAGATCGCAGACGACCGACCCGCTGTCCGCATCATAGACGAGCGTGCCGCAGGGAACCGAGATCTCGAGATCTTCGCCGTCCGCGCCCGTCCTGCGCGAACCGGCACCCTGCTGGCCGGCGTCCGCCGCGTAGACCCTGCGGAACCGGAAGTCCTGCAGGGTCGAGGTCTCTGCGGTGGCCGTCAGCCAGATGGAGCCTCCGGCGCCTCCGTTGCCGCCGCTGGGACCGCCG from bacterium encodes the following:
- the obgE gene encoding GTPase ObgE — translated: MKFIDVAEIRVTAGKGGDGCVAFRREKGVPRGGPSGGNGGAGGSIWLTATAETSTLQDFRFRRVYAADAGQQGAGSRRTGADGEDLEISVPCGTLVYDADSGSVVCDLTEPGQRHRVAAGGRGGRGNYEFRSPQRQAPHVSTPGRPGESRKLRMELKLLADIGLIGAPNAGKSTLLSHLTAAKPKIADYPFTTLTPNLGIVDLGDYTSCSLADIPGLIEGASGGKGLGHEFLRHVERTRALVYLVDMTDPAPVSVLAVLRQELTVYGRRLADLPFIVVLNKLDLADEEAVGDIRREVAGWARDHSGRDPLLISAATGQGLDQLRHKLRELYQSAAATSS